The Streptomyces puniciscabiei genomic interval TGGCGGCCGCCGTCGGGGTCGCCTGCGCCATGCTCGTGCACACGGTCGCCGCGGCGCTCGGTCTGTCGGCGCTGTTCCTGACCCTGCCGACGCTCTACGAGGCGCTGCACTGGGCGGGCGCGGCCTACCTGCTGTTCCTCGCGGTCAAGGCGTTCCGGGGCGCCGGCGGCCCGGTCGGGGCCGAGGCCGCGCCGAACGGGCGCCGACGGGCGTTCTGGCGGGGTGCCGTCACCAACCTCCTCAACCCGAAGGTGATCCTCTTCAACGTCTCCTTCCTGCCGCAGTTCGTGGACCCCGCCCTGGGGCACGTGCGCGAGCAGTTCCTCGTCCTGGGCTTCACGATCACGGCGATGGGTGTGGTGGTGGACGGCTCGGTC includes:
- a CDS encoding LysE family translocator yields the protein MVDASLYAAFLIAALALCVTPGPDMMFIVAVGGRGGPLTGMAAAVGVACAMLVHTVAAALGLSALFLTLPTLYEALHWAGAAYLLFLAVKAFRGAGGPVGAEAAPNGRRRAFWRGAVTNLLNPKVILFNVSFLPQFVDPALGHVREQFLVLGFTITAMGVVVDGSVGLLSGKLASLLRRSRRIARGLDYFSGTVFTGLAVRLAVAPK